The Meiothermus sp. QL-1 DNA window ACACCCCGCACCGGGCCGCTCGGGTGGTGGCCAAGGTGCTCGAGTCGGCGGCCGCCAACGGTATCAACGACGACCGCAAGAACATGCTAGAGGACCGGATGTACGTCAAGGCGGCCTTCGTGGACGAGGGGCCGGCCCTCAAGCGGGCGCTGCCCAGGGCTCGTGGGAGCGCCCACATGATCAAGAAGCGTACCAGCCACATCACCATCGTCGTGGGGGAGAAGAATGGGTAACAAGATTCATCCCATAGGTCTGCGCCTGGGCATTACCCGCGACTTCGAGTCGCGCTGGTACGCGGGCAAGAAAACCTACGCCAAGGTCCTGGCGGAAGACCGCATGATCCGCGAGCTCATCGAAAAGGAGCTGCAGCCAGCGGGCCTGGCCCGAATCGACATCGAGCGCGCCGCTGACAACGTGGCGATCACGGTGCACGCCGCCCGACCCGGGGTGGTCATTGGGCGAGGGGGCGAGACCATCAAGCGCTTGCGGGAGCTTTTGCAAAGCAAGTTTCCCGGGCGCACCGTGGCCCTCAACGTGCAGGAGGTGCCCAACCCCAACCTCTCCGCACCCCTGGTGGCCCAGCGGGTGGCCGAGCAGATTGAACGTCGCTTCGCTGTGCGCCGCAGCATCAAGCAGGCGGTGCAGCGCGTCATGGAGGCCGGGGCTAAGGGGGCTAAGGTGATCGTCTCTGGCCGCATTGGAGGAGCTGAGCAGGCCCGGGTGGAGTGGGCGGCGGAGGGCCGCGTGCCCTTGCACACCCTGCGGGCCAACATCGACTACGGTACGGCTCGAGCCGAGACCACCTACGGCTCCTTGGGGGTCAAGGCCTACATCTTCCTGGGCGAGATTATCGGCAGCAAAAAGACAGGTACGGTGGCCGTGGCCCGCCCGGCTGCGTCCAAGCGGGAGGAGGGCAAGCCCCGTCGCCGCTCGGCGGTGCGCAAGGCCGGTGCCGCTAAGGAAGGGGGGGAGTAGCGCATGTTGATGCCCAAGCGCATGAAGTACCGCAAGGCCCACCGGGGCCGGTTGAAGGGCACCACCAAGGGGGGCGACTACGTGGCCTTCGGGGAGTGGGGCCTGGTGGCTATGGAGCCGAGCTGGATCACCAGCCAGCAGATTGAGGCGGCCCGTGTGGCCATGGTGCGTCACTTCCGCCGCGGGGGCAAGATTTTCATCCGCATCTTCCCCGATAAGCCCTACACCAAGAAGCCCCTCGAGGTGCGGATGGGTAAGGGTAAGGGCAACGTGGAGGGGTACGTGGCTGTGGTGAGGCCGGGCCGGGTGATGTTTGAGGTCTCCGGGGTGAGCGAGGAGCAAGCCCGGGAGGCGCTGCGGCTGGCCGGACACAAGCTGCCCATCAAGACCAAGGTGGTGAGACGCGATGCCTACGACGAAGCCCAGTGAGCTGCGCAAGCTCTCTGAAGCTGAGCTGCAGAAGCGGATTCAGGAAAGGAAAAAGGAACTTATGGAGCTGCGCTTTCAGGCCAGTATCGGGCAGCTTGAGAAAAACCACCGGATCCGCGAGGTCCGGCGGGAGATCGCCCGGATGCTCACCATCCTAGGCGAGAAGGCGCGGCAGAAGGGAGCCAGCCATGCCTAAGAAGGTGCTGACCGGCGTGGTGGTGAGCGATAAGGCTCAGAAGACCGTTACGGTCCTGGTGGAGCGCCAGATGCGCCACCCGCTCTATGGCAAGGTGATCAAGCGCTCGAAGAAGTACCTGGCCCACGACGAGAACGAGCAGTACAAGCTGGGCGATGTGGTGCAGATTCGCGAGTCCCGCCCCATTTCCCGCCGCAAAAGGTTTGTGGTGGTGGGGCGGCTCGAGGAGGGCCGGATGGACCTGGTAGAGCGCTACCTTTTGCGTAAGGAGCGTGGTAACGCATGATTCAGCAGGAAACCGTGCTGGAGGTGGCCGACAACACTGGGGCGCGTAAAATCGCCTGCATCCGGGTTTTGGGCGGCCACCATCGCAAGTACGCCAGTGTGGGGGATGTGATTGTGGCCTCGGTCAAGGAGGCCATCCCTCGAGCCATGGTCAAGGAGGGGGACGTGGTCAAGGCGGTGGTGGTGCGCACGGCCAAAGAGGTGCGCCGGCCGGATGGCTCCTCCATTCGCTTCGACACCAATGCCGCGGTCATCATCAACGCCCAGAACGAGCCCCGCGGCACCCGTGTGTTTGGGCCGGTGGCCCGCGAGCTGCGAGAGCGCGGCTTTATGAAGATTGTTTCGCTGGCCCCGGAGGTGCTTTAAAGGGATTGCGGGTGCTTGCCGTAGGCGAGTGCCGATGTGCTGCAGGCCCCGGGTCTGCAGCCCCGCAATCACCCCCAGGACACGCCCTGGGGGCAGGCCAGGGATGCTTTTTGGGGGCGTTTCTGCTAAACTTTTCCTTTGGCGCCTAGAGACCCCCCAGGGGGCAGAATCGGAGGAGAGATGAAGGTGCATGTCAAAAAAGGGGATACCGTGCTGGTTCTCTCCGGTAAGGAGGGGCTGCGCGGCAAGACCGGGAAGATTAAGGCGGTGATGCCCAAGGAGGGGCTGGTGGTGGTGGAGGGGTTGAACCTGGTCAAGAAGGCGGTTCGCCCCAACCCCCGCAACCCCCAGGGGGGCTTCATCGAGGTAGAGGCGCCCATCCACGCCTCTAAGGTGATGCCCATCTGCCCAAGTTGTGAGAAGCCCACCCGGGTGCGCAAGAAGTTCCTGCCCGACGGCACCAAGGTCCGGGCCTGCGCTAAGTGCGACGGCGTGTTGGATACCAAGTAAGGGGGTTGCCGATGCCGCTGGATGTTGCCCTCAAGAAGCGATACCTAGAGGAAGTGCGCCCAGCGCTGATGAAGCGCTTTGGCTACACCAACGTTATGGCGGTGCCGCGCCTGGTTAAGATTGTGATCAACCAGGCCCTGGGCGAGGCCAAGGACGACAGCCGGATTCTGGAGCGGGCGGGCAAGGAACTGGCCTTCATCACCGGCCAGCAGCCGGCCATTACCCGGGCTAAGAAGTCCATCTCCAACTTCAAGCTGCGCCAGGGCATGCCCATCGGTCTGCGGGTTACCCTGCGGGGGGACCGGATGTGGATATTTGCCGAGAAGCTGGTGCACATTGCCCTGCCCCGCATCCGCGATTTTCGCGGGCTCAACCCCAATGCCTTCGATGGGCGGGGGAACTACAACCTGGGCCTGAAGGAACAGTCCATCTTCCCTGAGATTACCTACGATATGGTGGATGCGGTGCGTGGAATGGATATCGCCATCGTTACCACCGCCAGGACCGATGAGGAAGCCCGGGCACTTCTAGAGTACCTTGGCTTTCCCTTCCGCAAGTCGTGAGAAAGGAGGTGAGGATATGGCCAAGAAGTCGCAGGTGGAGAGGATGAAGCGCAAGCTCAAAACCATGGCCAAGTATGCGGCCAAACGGGCGGCCCTGAAGGCGGCCGGGGACTACGCTGCGCTGGCCGAGCTGCCCCGGGATGCCAGCCCTACCCGCCACAAGAACCGCTGTGCGGTGACGGGTCGGGCCCGCGCGTACATCCGGTACTTTGGGCTTTCCCGCTTGCAGTTCCGCGAAATGGCCCACAAGGGCCTGCTGCCTGGGGTTAAGAAGGCGAGCTGGTAGGTTTCAAGCCCTGTGTGGGGAAGTTCTGAGCTGGCAGGTTGGCCTGTTTGGCCAATACCGGGTTCCGCAAACCTCCCCCTTCCAGCACGGTGGCTTGAAAAAGAAGGAGACTCTGCAATGCTCAGCGATCCTATTGCCGATATGCTGACCCGGATCCGCAACGGGGTCATGGTGTACAAGGAGAGTGTGGACGTTCCCGCCTCCAAGTTCAAGGAAGCGATTGCCCGCATCCTGGTGGAGGAGGGTTTCCTCAGGCGCGTGGAGCGCATTGAGGTGGACGGTAAGCCGGTGCTGCGCCTTTTCCTGAAGTACGGCCCTCGCCGGGAAAAGGTTATCCAGCACATCCGGCGCATCAGCCGCCCGGGGCGGCGGGTTTATGTGACGGCGGAAAACCTGCCCCGGGTGCGCCGGGGCCTGGGGCTGGCCATCATCTCCACCTCCAAGGGGCTCATGCCCGACCGCGAGGCGCGCAAGCTCGGGGTAGGGGGAGAGGTCATCTGCGAGGTCTGGTAGGAGGGGGCAAGATGTCGCGAATTGGTAAGCAACCCATTCCCCTGCCCAAAGGGGTGACCGTGGAGGTGGGCGCGGGGGTGGTCAGGGTCAAAGGGGTCAAAGGGGAGCTCGCGGTGCCTGTGCACCCCGACCTAATCGTGAAGAACGAAAACGGGGTGCTAACCGTAAGCCGCCCTTCGGACAGCCGCACCCACAAAAGCCTTCACGGTCTCACCCGTACCCTGCTCGCCAATGCGGTGCAGGGGGTTTCGGTAGGGTATGTGAAGGAGCTGGTCATCAGCGGTACCGGTTACCGGGCTGCCTTGCAGGGCAAGAACCTCGAGCTCACCGTGGGCCACAGCCACAAGGACATTGTGGCCCCACCTCCAGGGATTGCCTTCGAGGTGCCCGAGCCCACCCGGATTCGGGTGGTGGGGATTGACAAGCAGCTTGTGGGCCAGGTGGCGGCCAACGTGCGGGCTGTGCGTCCGCCCGATGCCTACCATGCCAAAGGCATTCGTTACGCCAACGAGGTGGTCAGGACCAAGCCCGGCAAGGCTGCTGGTAAGTGATGAGGAGGAGTTGTGGCACGTCTTTCCACCGAAGAGCGTCGGAAATTCCGGGTGCGCAACGCTGTCAAGGCCTCGGGACGCCTGCGCCTTTCCGTCTACCGCAGCCTGCAGCACATTTACGCCCAGATCATCGATGACAGCCAGGGGCGCACCCTGGCGGCAGCCTCGAGCCTGGCCCTCAAACTCACCGGCAACAAGACCGAGGTAGCCCGGAAGGTGGGGCTGGCCATCGCCGAGGCCGCCAAGGCCAAGGGCATCACCAAGGTGGTCTTCGACCGGGGGGCCTACAAGTACCACGGGCGGGTCAAGGCCCTGGCCGAGGGGGCCCGCGAAGGAGGACTGGAGTTCTGAGCCGAGGGGCTCTGGTTGGATTCCCTCGGCCTTGCGAGGTTGGATATGCCGGAAACCGACTTTGAAGAGAAGATGATCTTCGTGCGCCGCACCTCCAAAACCTACCAAGGAGGCCGCCGCTTTCGTTTTGGCGCTTTGGTGGCGGTGGGGGACCGCCAGGGCCGGGTGGGTCTGGGCCTGGGTAAGGCCAAGGAGGTGCCTTTGGCGGTGCAGAAGGCCAACCACTACGCTAAACGGGATATGATCGAGGTGCCCATCCAAAACGGCACCATTCCCCACGAGGTGAGCGTGACCTGGGGTTCCTCCACCATCCTGCTGCGCCCAGCGGCCCCGGGCACAGGGGTCATTGCCGGCCAGGTGCCCCGGGCCATTTTAGAGCTGGCGGGCATCACCGATATCCTGACCAAGGAACTGGGCTCGCGCAACCCCATCAACATCGCCTACGCCACCATGGAAGCCTTGCGCCAGCTCCAGACCTGGGAGGATGTCAAGCGCTTGCGCAAGACGCCGGAGCCCGAGGAGGTGTCCTGATGGGAACCCTCAAGGTCCGGCTGGTCAAGAGCCCGATCGGCTACCCCAAGGACCAGAAATCGGCCCTGAAGGTTTTGGGGCTTACCAAGATGCACCGTGTGCGGGAGCTACCGGATACCCCGGCGGTGCGGGGGCAGATTCGCAAGGTGGCCCACCTGGTGGAGGTGCTGGAATGAAGCTGACCGATATTCGCCCCAACGAGGGCGCCAACAAGCGGCGCAAACGGGTTGGCCGGGGGCCAGGCTCCGGCCACGGAAAGACGGCAGGGCGGGGTCACAAAGGGCAGAAGTCGCGCTCGGGGGGGGTGAAGAACCCGGCCCGTTTTGAGGGGGGGCGCTCCACCCTGATCATGCGTCTGCCTAAGCGGGGCATGAAGAACTACTCCACCGGGGAGCTCAAGCGGGTGGAGTACCAGGTGGTGAACCTGGGGGCCATCGCCAAGCGCTTCACCTCGGGAGAGGTCAACCCTGAGGCCCTGGTCCAGGCCGGTCTGGTGCGCCCTGGCTACCCGGTCAAGGTGCTGGCCCACGGGGAGGCCAGCGCGGTGCGGGTGCACGCCCATAAGTTTTCCCAGGCAGCCATCGAGAAGCTGAAAGCAGCGGGCGGCGAGGCGGTTGTGCTCGAGGGGGCCTAGGATGCTCGCGGCCTTCCGCTCCGCCATTGTTATTCCCGAGCTGCGTAAACGCATCCTGTTTACGCTGCTGGTGCTGGCGCTGTACCGGTTGGGC harbors:
- the rplV gene encoding 50S ribosomal protein L22, whose product is MPLRERGEALKNETPHTYALARARYVRMSPRKVRRVVDLIRGKSLEEARAILRYTPHRAARVVAKVLESAAANGINDDRKNMLEDRMYVKAAFVDEGPALKRALPRARGSAHMIKKRTSHITIVVGEKNG
- the rpsE gene encoding 30S ribosomal protein S5, which encodes MPETDFEEKMIFVRRTSKTYQGGRRFRFGALVAVGDRQGRVGLGLGKAKEVPLAVQKANHYAKRDMIEVPIQNGTIPHEVSVTWGSSTILLRPAAPGTGVIAGQVPRAILELAGITDILTKELGSRNPINIAYATMEALRQLQTWEDVKRLRKTPEPEEVS
- the rplF gene encoding 50S ribosomal protein L6, which produces MSRIGKQPIPLPKGVTVEVGAGVVRVKGVKGELAVPVHPDLIVKNENGVLTVSRPSDSRTHKSLHGLTRTLLANAVQGVSVGYVKELVISGTGYRAALQGKNLELTVGHSHKDIVAPPPGIAFEVPEPTRIRVVGIDKQLVGQVAANVRAVRPPDAYHAKGIRYANEVVRTKPGKAAGK
- the rpsN gene encoding 30S ribosomal protein S14 produces the protein MAKKSQVERMKRKLKTMAKYAAKRAALKAAGDYAALAELPRDASPTRHKNRCAVTGRARAYIRYFGLSRLQFREMAHKGLLPGVKKASW
- the rpsH gene encoding 30S ribosomal protein S8 — its product is MLSDPIADMLTRIRNGVMVYKESVDVPASKFKEAIARILVEEGFLRRVERIEVDGKPVLRLFLKYGPRREKVIQHIRRISRPGRRVYVTAENLPRVRRGLGLAIISTSKGLMPDREARKLGVGGEVICEVW
- the rplN gene encoding 50S ribosomal protein L14, which encodes MIQQETVLEVADNTGARKIACIRVLGGHHRKYASVGDVIVASVKEAIPRAMVKEGDVVKAVVVRTAKEVRRPDGSSIRFDTNAAVIINAQNEPRGTRVFGPVARELRERGFMKIVSLAPEVL
- the rpmD gene encoding 50S ribosomal protein L30; the protein is MGTLKVRLVKSPIGYPKDQKSALKVLGLTKMHRVRELPDTPAVRGQIRKVAHLVEVLE
- the rpsQ gene encoding 30S ribosomal protein S17, yielding MPKKVLTGVVVSDKAQKTVTVLVERQMRHPLYGKVIKRSKKYLAHDENEQYKLGDVVQIRESRPISRRKRFVVVGRLEEGRMDLVERYLLRKERGNA
- the rpmC gene encoding 50S ribosomal protein L29, which translates into the protein MPTTKPSELRKLSEAELQKRIQERKKELMELRFQASIGQLEKNHRIREVRREIARMLTILGEKARQKGASHA
- the rplO gene encoding 50S ribosomal protein L15; amino-acid sequence: MKLTDIRPNEGANKRRKRVGRGPGSGHGKTAGRGHKGQKSRSGGVKNPARFEGGRSTLIMRLPKRGMKNYSTGELKRVEYQVVNLGAIAKRFTSGEVNPEALVQAGLVRPGYPVKVLAHGEASAVRVHAHKFSQAAIEKLKAAGGEAVVLEGA
- the rplE gene encoding 50S ribosomal protein L5 yields the protein MPLDVALKKRYLEEVRPALMKRFGYTNVMAVPRLVKIVINQALGEAKDDSRILERAGKELAFITGQQPAITRAKKSISNFKLRQGMPIGLRVTLRGDRMWIFAEKLVHIALPRIRDFRGLNPNAFDGRGNYNLGLKEQSIFPEITYDMVDAVRGMDIAIVTTARTDEEARALLEYLGFPFRKS
- the rplX gene encoding 50S ribosomal protein L24; this encodes MKVHVKKGDTVLVLSGKEGLRGKTGKIKAVMPKEGLVVVEGLNLVKKAVRPNPRNPQGGFIEVEAPIHASKVMPICPSCEKPTRVRKKFLPDGTKVRACAKCDGVLDTK
- the rplR gene encoding 50S ribosomal protein L18, which codes for MARLSTEERRKFRVRNAVKASGRLRLSVYRSLQHIYAQIIDDSQGRTLAAASSLALKLTGNKTEVARKVGLAIAEAAKAKGITKVVFDRGAYKYHGRVKALAEGAREGGLEF
- the rpsC gene encoding 30S ribosomal protein S3, producing MGNKIHPIGLRLGITRDFESRWYAGKKTYAKVLAEDRMIRELIEKELQPAGLARIDIERAADNVAITVHAARPGVVIGRGGETIKRLRELLQSKFPGRTVALNVQEVPNPNLSAPLVAQRVAEQIERRFAVRRSIKQAVQRVMEAGAKGAKVIVSGRIGGAEQARVEWAAEGRVPLHTLRANIDYGTARAETTYGSLGVKAYIFLGEIIGSKKTGTVAVARPAASKREEGKPRRRSAVRKAGAAKEGGE
- the rplP gene encoding 50S ribosomal protein L16 gives rise to the protein MLMPKRMKYRKAHRGRLKGTTKGGDYVAFGEWGLVAMEPSWITSQQIEAARVAMVRHFRRGGKIFIRIFPDKPYTKKPLEVRMGKGKGNVEGYVAVVRPGRVMFEVSGVSEEQAREALRLAGHKLPIKTKVVRRDAYDEAQ